CTTCGATGCAGTTGTCAATAAGTCGAATCAACTCTATACTTTTCCCTTAAGTTTTTGGAGAAACGAATGAAAAGGCTTTGCATCGAAACGGCAACAGAATGGGGGGTTGTGGCTTTCCTTGAGGAAGACAAACTTCTATTTCAAGCTAAAATTGAAAAGGGGCTGCAAAATTCCAAATTTTTGCTACCCGAACTGGAAAGAGGGATTAAGGAAATCGGATGGGAGTTTGAAGATCTCTCCTATATCCTTTGCGGGGTTGGCCCGGGCTCTTATACAGGTATCCGTATTGGAGCCTCTGCTGCTAAAGCGCTTTCATTTGCAAGCCGGGTACCCTTGATCGGAATATCGACACTTGCCTGTTTTTCTCCTTCAAAAGAGGGGGATTTTGCGGTTGTCTTAGATGCTAAGATTTCAGGTTTTTATGTCCTCTTTGGGGAAAAAAAAGGCGATGTGATGGAGTACAAAGCGGAACCTAGGATTGCAACCTTAGGCGAGTTAGAAGAGAAAATAAAGCCCGGAATAGAAGTCATTACGCCAGACCTCTCTATTCAAAAAAAATTAGAAAAGTTAACCGTATTTCCGGAAATTTTCTTAAATGAACGAGCGCCGGACCCTTTCTTTATGGTAAAAAGGGGAGATGTTGAGTTTAATTTGGGAAACTTTTCTAAGGATTCGGAGCTTGAATTACTGTATTTACGAAAAACCCAAGCTGAAGAAAATAGAAAGGAAGAAGTTTGAATCACTTCTTCCTTTGAAACGAAGATTAATTCCCTCTTTCCTTGTGCTCGGCGAGTAATTTTCTTAAGCTCTCCTTGGTGACTTCCGGAAAATCTGCAATTAGATTCTCAAAGTGAGGCTCTTGACCTTGTTTGGTAAAGTTCATAACTGCTTTAAAGAGATTAAAAATAAAGTTGATACGGCCTTCTTGCGGCATGGAAATATCAATCACCACAATATCCCCATTTTCTCTTTTTCTTAAATTTTTTAGAGATAGATCATTGATGATTTCCACCCCATAATGCACTTGTCCGTCTTCTTCAAAAGTTTCTTGAGCTGACTTAGTTAGCCATTCTTTTGCGAAGTTAAACCCTTCTTCAAAGGTTAGCTCAGTAGGAATATATTCCATCACCCAAATTCCATTTTCGACATTTCTATAGTACACATCAGGAATTGGAATCTTCTTCTCTACGTACCACTCGAAAGCCTTGGTATCAAGTCTATTAGTTAGTTTTGCTTTTGACATGTCAAGAAGAGGGCTTAAAACTTTAACAACAGGCTGGGAAGTTTTAAGTTCAACGCCTGCAATTTTAGTAACGGAGGCTGCTAGACGGAAAGCCTTATGAAACTCTCCCATGCCAAGCTCTTCCATTTCATGAAACTCGTTTCCCAGCATAAGAATTGATTTGTTCTCAGGGAGGCCCGCTTCATCATAAGATTTTATAATTTGAGGTCTTTTGAAATTGTTAAAAGGGTCTTCTTTTTTAAAGGTCGCATTTGCCGCATCTGATGTCTTTTCAGTCGATCTAGACGAACGAGCAAGTCTTCTTGGAGGTCTTTTTTCGCAACGTGATCTTGGAGCTGTAAATCGATCTCTCCTAGAAGCTTCTTCTGAGGACTGTCCTTCATCCATCGCTAATAGCGGGGATACAAGAAAGTCATCAAATCCGCTAGTTGCCCCTCCTCCAAAAAATAATCCTCTGCTTGTGCCTTCCATAAATATGACCTCGTGGGTAAATATAATTAAAAATAATAATAAATATAATAATCAGGAAAAAATAATATATTTTATTTAAATTAAAATAAAATGAAATAAATTAAAAAATATTATATACTTTTTTAAAATTAAATTTCAATCTTAAAATGGTAAAAAATAATTTTATAATGTTTTCTAATCCTTTTCTTGCGTAAAAGAGGGGATTTATTGTATGATTTTGTCTCCCCACCAAGGGGAATTAAAACTTGCATTTAGCAATAATTTTAACCTTTAAAAGGACTGTGATTTTAATGACGACAGTGAAAGTGCGCCCAGGAGACACCCTCGATAAAGCGCTCCGTACTTTGAAAAAACGCCTTGACAAAGAAGGTGTGATGAAATCTGTAAAGGCTCATCGCTTTTATTCAAAACCTTCAATTAAAAAGCGCGCAAAATCAAAAGCGGCTCTTAAATATAAACGTACTCGTTAAATTTTATATAATTATTAATATAACTAAGTTCTCTTAACATAAAGAAGAAATATGGCCTCATCCGCTATGTCTGATTATTACGAAATCCTTGAAGTTTCAAAAGATGCCAACGCTGCCGATATAAAAAAGTCGTATCGAAAGCTTGCGCTTAAGTACCACCCTGATAAAAATCCGGGCGATAAAGAAGCTGAAAAAAAATTCAAAGAGATTTCCGAAGCTTATGAAGTATTAAGCGACGAGAATAAAAGACGCCTTTACGATCAGTATGGTAAAGAAGGAGTGATGGGGGGCGCCGGACACCCAGGCGGCGCGCAAGGTTTTTCTTCAATGGAAGAGGCGCTTCGTACATTTATGGGAGCTTTCGGAGGGGGTGAAACAATTTTCGAAAGCTTTTTTGGCGGAGGCGGAGCCGGCGGCGACAGGGGTGGATTTGCCGGTCAATCAAGGCGTCAA
This DNA window, taken from Criblamydia sequanensis CRIB-18, encodes the following:
- the tsaB gene encoding tRNA (adenosine(37)-N6)-threonylcarbamoyltransferase complex dimerization subunit type 1 TsaB is translated as MKRLCIETATEWGVVAFLEEDKLLFQAKIEKGLQNSKFLLPELERGIKEIGWEFEDLSYILCGVGPGSYTGIRIGASAAKALSFASRVPLIGISTLACFSPSKEGDFAVVLDAKISGFYVLFGEKKGDVMEYKAEPRIATLGELEEKIKPGIEVITPDLSIQKKLEKLTVFPEIFLNERAPDPFFMVKRGDVEFNLGNFSKDSELELLYLRKTQAEENRKEEV
- the rpsU gene encoding 30S ribosomal protein S21, with the translated sequence MTTVKVRPGDTLDKALRTLKKRLDKEGVMKSVKAHRFYSKPSIKKRAKSKAALKYKRTR